From a region of the Desulfuromonas sp. KJ2020 genome:
- a CDS encoding glutamine amidotransferase family protein, whose translation MCRIGAIKSRNYVHPSQALLLMQSQQKGHDNSGFAMVMHDLGGIFEGYKHLPTLSLACTDEGLKIAEDILHAAGFQRVLQWVPETNDQPGLDIITMPNYVFETFDYPKHYKKAGQREKEELLLDMRLKIRRALEKDETGFVYSFWPDVLTLKEIGDPRDIGTYFNLWEVDKRFMAKVITAQCRQNTNYDIVRYAAHPFFLQGYTALANGENTFYLKNVEFQQKLHRGYIGFESDSQCFLYTLHYAHRELGWPLSYFKHVITPLPFEEIEHRDDKDSLLSIRQSLAHLEINGPNTIIGVLPDNTLFTCCDAKKLRPIVVGRSEDMVVFSSEVCGINEILPERDWETDIYPHEREIVAIDENLEVHRWRQ comes from the coding sequence ATGTGTCGTATCGGCGCCATTAAAAGCCGGAATTATGTCCACCCGAGCCAGGCCTTGCTGCTCATGCAGTCCCAACAGAAAGGCCACGACAATTCGGGATTCGCCATGGTCATGCATGATCTTGGTGGCATTTTTGAAGGGTATAAACATCTCCCCACGCTCTCCCTCGCCTGCACCGACGAGGGCCTGAAAATCGCCGAAGACATCCTGCATGCCGCCGGTTTCCAGCGTGTTCTGCAGTGGGTACCCGAAACCAACGATCAGCCCGGGCTCGACATTATCACCATGCCCAACTACGTCTTTGAGACCTTCGACTATCCCAAGCATTACAAAAAAGCGGGACAGCGGGAAAAGGAGGAACTCCTGCTGGACATGCGCCTGAAAATTCGTCGTGCCCTGGAGAAGGACGAGACAGGTTTCGTCTATTCCTTCTGGCCCGACGTTCTCACCCTGAAAGAAATCGGTGATCCACGCGATATCGGCACCTATTTCAACCTGTGGGAAGTGGATAAACGCTTCATGGCCAAGGTCATCACCGCCCAATGCCGACAGAATACCAACTACGACATCGTGCGCTATGCCGCCCACCCCTTCTTTCTGCAGGGATATACGGCGCTGGCCAACGGCGAGAACACCTTCTACCTGAAAAACGTCGAGTTTCAGCAGAAACTCCACCGAGGCTATATCGGCTTTGAGTCGGACTCCCAGTGCTTTCTCTACACACTCCACTACGCCCACCGGGAGCTCGGCTGGCCTCTTTCTTACTTCAAGCATGTCATCACCCCACTCCCCTTTGAGGAGATCGAACACCGCGACGACAAGGATTCCCTCCTTTCTATCCGTCAGTCCCTCGCCCACCTGGAGATCAACGGGCCCAACACCATCATCGGGGTACTGCCGGATAACACCCTTTTCACCTGCTGCGATGCGAAGAAGCTGCGTCCCATTGTGGTCGGCCGCTCCGAGGACATGGTGGTCTTTTCGTCCGAGGTTTGCGGCATCAACGAGATTCTGCCCGAACGGGACTGGGAAACGGACATTTATCCCCACGAGCGTGAAATCGTGGCTATTGATGAGAACCTGGAGGTTCACCGATGGAGACAATGA
- a CDS encoding glutamate synthase-related protein, whose product METMKIQDITPNDLPWKIRYDASRCTLCGSCVAACSFRAIVPKVERRRLVFSEGDLPEPKARFSAVPVIRQAHSIKNYCRGCGICEKVCPNDAIGPLRNVDNRHPIVTRCLGGDSIKRGGRKNLEGTVRTLDRLRVGRISQMTDPSLDAQRHTFDLLAPFGRIMPANKLPFAVNETGQLAASGQTPPVRWIYPVIIGDMSIGALSWRMWEAVAMAVAYLNEECGLPVRMSSGEGGVPERLLKSRYLKYMILQIASGHFGWNRIAKTMPYMTEDPAGILIKIGQGAKPGDGGLLMAQKVAEHIQAIRGVPKADLLSPPNHQGLYSIEESVQKMFLSFNAAFKFRVPVAIKVAASATSVSVFNNLVRDPYNIVGGFFLDGIDGGTGAAHEVSLDHTGHPIVSKLRDCYLAAVAQGRQGQIPLWAAGGLGKTGDLAADAFKMICLGANGVFTGKLILQMAGCVGNEMGRCNACNTGLCPVGITTQEPALAHRLDVERAAQNIVNYFLAMDQELKKLMAPIGNSSLPVGRADALISTDRAVAERLQIQYVC is encoded by the coding sequence ATGGAGACAATGAAAATCCAAGACATCACACCCAATGACCTGCCCTGGAAAATCCGCTACGACGCCAGTCGCTGCACCTTGTGCGGTTCCTGCGTGGCGGCCTGCTCCTTCCGGGCCATTGTCCCCAAGGTCGAACGCCGCCGGCTGGTCTTTTCGGAAGGGGATCTGCCCGAACCGAAGGCCCGCTTCAGTGCTGTGCCCGTCATCCGCCAGGCCCACTCGATCAAGAACTACTGCCGCGGCTGCGGCATCTGTGAAAAGGTCTGCCCGAACGACGCCATCGGTCCGCTGCGCAACGTGGACAACCGCCACCCGATCGTCACCCGTTGCCTCGGGGGCGATTCCATCAAACGCGGCGGCCGCAAGAATCTGGAGGGGACCGTCCGTACCCTCGACCGCCTGCGCGTCGGCCGCATCTCCCAGATGACCGACCCCAGCCTCGACGCCCAGCGCCACACCTTCGACCTGCTGGCCCCTTTCGGCCGCATCATGCCGGCGAACAAGCTCCCCTTCGCCGTCAACGAGACCGGACAGCTGGCGGCCTCCGGGCAGACACCGCCGGTACGCTGGATCTACCCCGTCATCATCGGCGACATGTCCATCGGCGCGCTCTCCTGGCGCATGTGGGAAGCTGTCGCCATGGCCGTCGCCTATCTCAACGAGGAGTGCGGCCTGCCCGTCCGCATGTCCTCGGGCGAAGGCGGCGTGCCGGAGCGCCTGCTCAAGAGCCGCTACCTCAAGTACATGATCCTGCAGATCGCCTCCGGCCATTTCGGCTGGAACCGTATCGCCAAGACGATGCCGTACATGACCGAGGACCCGGCCGGCATTCTCATCAAGATCGGCCAGGGCGCCAAGCCTGGTGACGGCGGTCTGCTCATGGCCCAGAAGGTGGCTGAACACATTCAGGCCATTCGCGGCGTTCCCAAGGCGGATCTGCTCTCCCCTCCCAACCATCAGGGGCTCTACTCCATCGAGGAGAGCGTGCAGAAGATGTTCCTGTCCTTCAATGCCGCTTTCAAGTTCCGCGTACCCGTCGCCATCAAGGTCGCCGCCTCGGCGACTTCGGTCTCGGTCTTCAACAACCTGGTGCGTGACCCCTACAACATCGTCGGCGGCTTCTTCCTCGACGGCATCGACGGCGGCACCGGCGCCGCCCATGAGGTCTCCCTCGACCATACCGGCCACCCCATCGTCAGCAAGCTGCGGGACTGCTATCTGGCGGCGGTGGCTCAGGGCCGACAGGGCCAGATCCCCCTGTGGGCGGCGGGAGGACTGGGCAAGACCGGCGACCTCGCCGCCGATGCCTTCAAGATGATCTGCCTGGGGGCCAACGGCGTCTTCACCGGCAAGCTGATTCTGCAGATGGCCGGCTGCGTCGGCAACGAAATGGGTCGCTGCAATGCCTGCAATACGGGCCTGTGTCCCGTCGGCATCACCACGCAGGAGCCAGCTCTGGCCCATCGCCTCGATGTGGAGAGAGCGGCCCAGAACATCGTCAACTACTTCCTGGCCATGGATCAGGAGCTGAAAAAGCTCATGGCGCCCATCGGCAACTCGTCCCTGCCCGTCGGCCGCGCCGACGCCCTTATTTCCACCGACCGGGCTGTGGCAGAGCGCTTGCAGATCCAGTACGTTTGCTAG
- a CDS encoding bifunctional diguanylate cyclase/phosphodiesterase, whose protein sequence is MTTTQPLRKPLILVVDDAAVMREFCRQVLTEADFDVALAEGGEEALDLFALLKPDLVLLDVVMPDMDGFAVCSALRQIPHGAGIPIIMVTGLDDPESIQTAFEIGATDFITKPINEIVLANRTRYVLRANKAFSDLAENKTRLATAQRIARLGYWELSSEENLVRLSAEASCLLGLGLSSMEVNYGDFFSHIHPDDQIRVKEVFRSSLTARTPFSLHYKALLPQGHERIIFSQGEFSHEGEKGNPPLIGIIQDVSAFKQAEEQIRMLAFYDSLTGLANRLLFKDRCEQALSYAARQDRHAALLYLDLDRFKRINDTFGHAIGDLLLQEVAKRLNHCLRRTDTASFIGAASLDSCVSRLGGDEFSILLGDLGSARDAAKIARRLIAAVSQPLHLEGFELCVTTSIGISLFPADGNTVDTLLKNADTAMYYAKDQGRDNFQFYQESMNASALERLGLERDIRKALERNEFQLYFQPQLNCETGEVVGGEALIRWNHPERGLIYPDEFIPVAEDSGLIIAINEWVLRAACQQSKAWAEAGYGRIRIAVNLSGRNTTILQIAETVTRALRESCLDSHRLELEITESTIMQKEEETTAALHMLKDMGMQIAIDDFGTGYSSLSYLKNFPIDTLKIDRSFITDLSADHKNAAIIKSIITMAHSLDLNVVAEGVENKEQLSFLRKLGCNEIQGFLFSRPVTADIFVGLLKRDHVW, encoded by the coding sequence ATGACCACCACCCAGCCATTACGAAAGCCTCTGATTCTTGTGGTCGATGATGCGGCGGTCATGCGGGAATTCTGTCGACAGGTACTGACAGAAGCCGACTTTGACGTGGCCCTGGCCGAAGGAGGAGAGGAAGCTCTTGACCTCTTCGCTCTGCTCAAACCCGATCTCGTCCTGCTCGACGTGGTCATGCCGGATATGGATGGTTTTGCCGTCTGCAGCGCGCTGCGGCAGATTCCCCACGGCGCCGGCATCCCCATTATCATGGTGACAGGACTGGATGACCCCGAGTCCATTCAGACGGCCTTCGAAATCGGCGCCACCGATTTTATCACCAAACCCATCAACGAAATCGTGCTGGCCAATCGCACCCGCTATGTCCTGCGAGCCAACAAGGCCTTTTCTGACCTCGCCGAGAACAAAACGCGACTGGCCACCGCCCAGCGCATCGCCCGTCTCGGCTACTGGGAACTCTCCTCCGAGGAAAATCTCGTCCGGTTGTCGGCCGAAGCCAGTTGCCTGCTGGGTTTGGGACTTTCGTCCATGGAAGTCAACTACGGCGACTTTTTCAGCCATATCCACCCAGACGACCAGATACGGGTCAAGGAAGTCTTCCGATCATCTCTGACGGCGCGCACCCCCTTCAGCCTTCACTACAAGGCGCTCCTGCCCCAGGGGCACGAACGCATCATTTTCAGCCAGGGCGAGTTTTCCCACGAGGGGGAAAAAGGCAACCCGCCACTGATCGGCATCATTCAGGATGTCTCCGCCTTCAAACAGGCGGAAGAGCAGATCCGCATGCTGGCCTTTTACGACAGCCTGACCGGCTTGGCCAACCGTCTCCTCTTCAAAGACCGCTGTGAGCAGGCGCTATCCTATGCCGCCCGCCAGGACAGACACGCGGCGCTGCTTTACCTCGACCTCGACCGTTTCAAGCGCATTAACGACACCTTCGGCCACGCCATCGGCGATCTCCTCCTGCAGGAAGTGGCCAAACGGCTCAACCATTGCCTGCGCCGGACGGATACCGCCTCGTTTATCGGCGCCGCCAGCCTCGATTCCTGCGTGTCGCGGCTGGGCGGCGATGAATTTTCCATCCTCCTCGGCGACCTGGGCAGTGCCCGCGATGCGGCGAAAATCGCCCGGCGACTCATTGCCGCCGTCTCCCAGCCCCTCCACCTTGAGGGCTTCGAATTGTGCGTCACCACCAGTATCGGCATCAGCCTCTTCCCCGCCGACGGCAACACGGTTGACACCCTGCTCAAAAACGCCGATACCGCCATGTATTACGCCAAGGATCAGGGTCGGGACAACTTCCAGTTTTATCAGGAATCGATGAACGCCTCGGCCCTTGAGCGTCTGGGTCTCGAACGGGACATCCGCAAAGCGCTGGAAAGGAACGAATTTCAACTCTATTTCCAGCCTCAGCTCAACTGTGAGACCGGCGAGGTAGTGGGGGGCGAGGCTCTGATCCGCTGGAATCATCCCGAAAGGGGGCTCATTTATCCCGATGAATTTATCCCTGTCGCCGAGGACTCGGGCCTGATCATCGCCATCAACGAATGGGTACTGCGGGCCGCCTGCCAGCAGAGCAAGGCGTGGGCGGAGGCCGGCTATGGCCGCATACGCATCGCCGTCAACCTGTCGGGCCGGAACACGACCATCCTGCAGATTGCCGAAACGGTGACCCGCGCCTTGCGCGAAAGCTGCCTTGACAGCCACCGTCTGGAGTTGGAAATCACCGAAAGCACCATCATGCAGAAGGAGGAGGAGACTACCGCCGCCCTGCACATGCTCAAGGACATGGGGATGCAGATCGCCATCGACGACTTCGGCACCGGCTACTCATCCCTGAGCTATCTGAAGAACTTTCCCATCGACACCCTCAAAATCGACCGCTCCTTTATCACCGACCTCTCTGCCGACCACAAAAACGCCGCCATCATCAAGTCGATTATCACCATGGCCCACAGCCTGGACCTCAATGTCGTCGCCGAGGGCGTCGAGAACAAGGAGCAGCTGTCCTTTCTGCGCAAACTCGGCTGCAACGAGATCCAGGGATTCCTGTTCAGCCGCCCCGTTACCGCCGATATTTTCGTCGGGCTGCTCAAACGGGATCACGTCTGGTAA
- a CDS encoding PilZ domain-containing protein — protein sequence MMLTDALCPSSATKTVFLDLPQASLQDVLRSLLQQWHFDLTESSTKARMQLTAPSSRQLTLHGPAGLSTHLSFPLRIEELWRAVEAPFYPFPRAHIRLNLELALLLNLRGQREETSLSSLSDRGLRFLCGRELVPEEEVEAEMELEGEVLRLQGTVIYAQSRANGWETGAVFQHISPAERLRVRNFIVRTLLARVRSEVGEDSFREAVGYFHLPVSG from the coding sequence ATGATGCTGACTGATGCCCTTTGTCCGTCTTCGGCCACCAAAACCGTCTTTCTCGATCTGCCGCAGGCATCCCTTCAGGACGTGCTGCGCAGCCTGCTGCAACAATGGCACTTTGACCTGACCGAGTCCTCCACGAAGGCGAGGATGCAGCTCACGGCCCCCTCATCCCGCCAGCTGACCCTCCATGGACCAGCCGGTCTTTCGACCCATCTGTCCTTCCCGCTGCGCATTGAAGAGCTGTGGCGGGCCGTCGAAGCGCCTTTTTATCCTTTTCCCCGCGCCCATATCCGCCTGAACCTTGAACTTGCCCTCCTGCTCAATCTGCGGGGGCAACGCGAAGAGACCAGTCTGTCCAGCCTTTCCGACCGTGGCCTGCGTTTTCTCTGTGGGAGGGAGCTGGTCCCGGAGGAAGAGGTGGAAGCCGAAATGGAGCTTGAGGGGGAAGTCCTGCGCTTACAGGGAACAGTCATCTATGCCCAGAGCCGCGCCAACGGCTGGGAGACAGGGGCTGTTTTTCAGCACATCTCCCCGGCTGAGCGCCTGCGGGTGCGAAACTTCATCGTCCGCACCCTGCTGGCAAGAGTGCGGTCCGAGGTGGGGGAAGACTCTTTCCGCGAGGCTGTCGGCTATTTTCATCTGCCCGTTTCGGGCTGA
- a CDS encoding FAD-dependent oxidoreductase gives MAAQIIGFDEKKQRISTQKLLQQIYASLEKGETEFEILSSGHHNIGGPLWTADGTPLRFKVKNPGQRVGSFGLDGTEIIVEGSAPADAGWLNAGATLVIKGDGGDTTAHCAASGKIYVAGRVGTRSGSLMKHDPAYEPPEFWILKNTGSFSFEFMGGGLGIVCGIDCEDMDSVLGDRACMGMVGGTIYVRGPVRGLSDDVWLLDLDEADRAFLTAGLPVFLEKVDRLHRLETLSDFSSWRKIVAKTYEERQVHHRITMREFRQQKWVEGGIFGDVVQDDYLHVAGLVNSGDDRLKIPHWQDKKYGAPCQTSCPSAIPTQERIKLLRQGKVKEALELVLHYSPFPASVCGEVCPNLCMDACTRQFLDHPVAMKELGRLSLEAESPRPQVDSGKSVAVIGGGPGGLSAAWQLRLAGHQVTIYEADQEVGGKLRQAIPSSRLPENSLKAEIERVKDLGVTIHTHTRVDTKKFEEIRHSSDAVVIASGAHNAVVIPFPGHDRLVKGLDFLKEINAGHRPAVGEKVVVIGAGNAGMDVCLGAYAMGAKKVTAIDIQRPAAYKHEIDGVKALGGEIRWPVFTEKVDAKGLWTKHGELIEADTVIIAIGERPDLSYLPREWLTDRGMMDVDACGQAVKAPGVFALGDTIKPGLLTHAIGQGADVARMIHDYLAGKELTPVKKPEVIPQSCLSKELFRPQNRGRFCLTDAKGETGRCLSCGTCRDCSMCLEACPEGAIKRLEKEDGSFEYLSDDHYCIGCGICAGICPCGIWAMEQVV, from the coding sequence ATGGCGGCTCAAATCATCGGTTTCGACGAAAAAAAACAGCGCATTTCCACCCAGAAACTGCTGCAGCAGATCTATGCCTCCCTGGAAAAGGGCGAGACGGAATTTGAAATCCTCTCCTCCGGGCATCACAATATCGGCGGTCCCCTGTGGACTGCGGACGGCACGCCCCTGCGGTTCAAGGTGAAAAACCCCGGTCAGCGCGTCGGTTCCTTCGGCCTCGACGGCACCGAGATCATCGTGGAAGGCTCAGCCCCCGCCGATGCCGGCTGGCTTAATGCCGGCGCCACTCTGGTCATCAAGGGGGATGGCGGCGACACCACGGCCCACTGCGCCGCCAGCGGCAAGATCTATGTGGCCGGCCGCGTCGGTACGCGTTCCGGCTCGCTCATGAAGCACGACCCGGCCTATGAACCCCCTGAATTTTGGATTTTGAAAAATACCGGCAGTTTCTCTTTCGAATTCATGGGAGGTGGCCTCGGCATTGTTTGCGGAATCGACTGTGAAGATATGGACTCGGTCCTGGGTGATCGGGCCTGCATGGGTATGGTCGGTGGCACCATCTATGTACGCGGCCCCGTCCGCGGCCTTTCCGATGATGTCTGGCTGCTCGACCTCGACGAGGCGGATCGCGCCTTTTTAACAGCCGGCCTGCCGGTCTTTCTCGAAAAAGTCGACCGCCTCCATCGGCTTGAAACTCTGTCGGACTTTTCCTCCTGGCGCAAGATTGTCGCCAAAACCTATGAAGAGCGGCAGGTACACCACCGCATCACCATGCGGGAGTTCCGCCAGCAGAAATGGGTGGAAGGCGGCATCTTCGGCGATGTGGTTCAAGACGACTACCTGCATGTCGCCGGCCTGGTCAACAGCGGCGACGACCGCCTCAAAATTCCCCATTGGCAGGACAAAAAGTATGGCGCCCCCTGCCAGACTTCCTGCCCTTCGGCCATCCCCACCCAGGAACGCATCAAACTGCTGCGCCAGGGCAAGGTCAAGGAAGCCCTGGAACTGGTCCTGCACTATTCACCCTTTCCGGCCAGCGTTTGCGGCGAGGTCTGTCCCAACCTGTGCATGGATGCCTGCACCCGCCAGTTTCTCGATCACCCGGTCGCCATGAAGGAACTGGGTCGCCTGTCCCTGGAAGCCGAATCCCCCCGCCCGCAAGTCGACAGCGGCAAGTCCGTGGCCGTCATCGGCGGTGGCCCGGGAGGGCTTTCCGCCGCCTGGCAGCTGCGCCTGGCCGGCCATCAGGTCACCATCTACGAAGCCGACCAGGAGGTTGGCGGCAAGCTGCGCCAGGCTATCCCCTCGTCACGATTGCCGGAAAACTCCCTGAAGGCCGAAATCGAGCGGGTGAAAGACCTGGGAGTAACCATCCACACCCATACGCGGGTCGATACGAAAAAGTTTGAGGAGATCCGCCACAGCAGTGACGCCGTGGTCATCGCCAGCGGCGCGCACAATGCGGTCGTCATCCCCTTCCCGGGGCACGACCGCCTGGTCAAGGGCCTCGACTTCCTCAAGGAAATCAACGCCGGCCACCGTCCCGCCGTCGGTGAGAAGGTCGTGGTCATCGGGGCCGGCAACGCCGGTATGGACGTCTGCCTCGGCGCCTATGCCATGGGCGCCAAAAAAGTCACGGCCATCGACATCCAGCGCCCCGCTGCCTACAAACACGAAATCGATGGCGTCAAAGCCCTTGGCGGCGAAATCCGCTGGCCCGTCTTTACCGAGAAGGTAGACGCCAAGGGATTGTGGACCAAGCACGGCGAACTGATCGAGGCCGATACGGTCATCATCGCCATCGGTGAGCGACCCGACCTCTCCTATCTCCCCCGCGAATGGCTCACCGACCGGGGCATGATGGATGTAGACGCCTGCGGACAGGCGGTCAAAGCTCCCGGCGTGTTCGCCCTCGGCGACACGATCAAGCCAGGCCTGTTGACTCACGCCATCGGGCAAGGCGCTGATGTCGCCCGGATGATCCACGATTATCTGGCGGGCAAGGAGCTGACTCCTGTCAAGAAGCCGGAGGTCATCCCGCAGAGCTGTCTCTCCAAGGAGCTCTTCCGGCCCCAGAACCGCGGCCGTTTCTGCCTCACCGACGCCAAGGGCGAAACCGGCCGCTGTCTCTCCTGCGGCACCTGCCGCGACTGCTCCATGTGCCTCGAGGCCTGCCCTGAAGGGGCCATAAAACGGCTGGAGAAGGAGGATGGTTCCTTCGAATACCTATCGGACGACCACTACTGCATTGGCTGCGGCATCTGCGCCGGCATCTGCCCTTGCGGCATCTGGGCCATGGAACAGGTCGTCTGA
- the ttcA gene encoding tRNA 2-thiocytidine(32) synthetase TtcA translates to MPVLEDKLFQRIKKLTGQAIGDFNLIEDGDRILVGVSGGKDSYTLLHILDRLRRRAPIRYELVPVTVDSGYPGFRTDLIAEHLREHGFADRVEHTDCYRIITEKRRPGSSFCAFCARLRRGVLYSVADELGCNKLALGHHLDDVIETLLLNQFYIGTLGAMSPKLLADNGRHTVIRPLVYVPEADIIEFARQNAFPLVCCSCPAHARQDQKRQRMKKLISDLSIEIPHIRQSMIGALANVQPRHLLDRQLKDFGAVEKSAKSGKVD, encoded by the coding sequence TTGCCCGTTTTGGAAGATAAACTTTTTCAGCGTATCAAAAAGCTCACGGGTCAGGCCATTGGCGACTTCAATCTCATCGAGGACGGCGACCGCATCCTCGTCGGCGTCTCGGGAGGCAAGGACTCCTACACGCTGCTGCACATTCTCGACCGCCTGCGCCGCCGCGCCCCCATCCGCTATGAGCTCGTGCCCGTCACCGTCGATTCCGGCTACCCCGGCTTCCGGACGGACCTCATCGCCGAACACCTGCGCGAACACGGCTTTGCCGACCGCGTGGAGCATACGGACTGTTACCGCATTATCACGGAAAAAAGGCGGCCTGGCTCGTCTTTCTGTGCCTTCTGCGCCCGGTTGCGCCGCGGCGTGCTGTACAGCGTGGCGGACGAACTCGGCTGCAACAAGCTGGCCCTGGGGCACCATCTTGACGATGTCATCGAGACCCTGCTGTTAAACCAGTTCTACATCGGCACCCTGGGGGCCATGAGCCCCAAGCTGCTGGCTGACAATGGCCGCCACACGGTCATCCGCCCCCTCGTCTACGTCCCCGAAGCGGATATCATCGAATTCGCCCGTCAAAACGCTTTTCCGCTCGTGTGCTGCTCCTGCCCGGCCCATGCCCGTCAGGACCAGAAGCGCCAGCGCATGAAAAAACTGATCAGCGATCTTTCCATCGAAATTCCCCATATCCGCCAGAGCATGATTGGCGCACTCGCCAACGTCCAGCCCCGCCATCTGCTCGATCGTCAGCTGAAGGATTTTGGGGCTGTGGAAAAATCGGCGAAGTCCGGTAAAGTGGATTGA